Sequence from the Cellulosilyticum sp. I15G10I2 genome:
TGAAGTGCTCCCTGTCAAGTGGACAGTGGAAAAAATAAAAATCAGTTATAACGTCAACCCTAGATTCTGGTTGGCGTTATTTTTTATGCAGCTTTATTCATGAGATATTGCCTGTATTCAATTGGTGTCATGCAGTTAAGTCGTCTCTGATAGCGATGGTTGTTATAATAATTTATGTAATCGATGAGGGCTGCTTCCAGTTCATCATATGAGCTGAACTTTTTAAGATAATACATTTCGGATTTCAGCATTCCCCAGAATGCCTCCATTGGTCCGTTATCTATGCAACGCGATACCCTGGACATGCTCTGAGTCATGCCTGCATCATCCAACTTTTTCTTAAACGTCTTAGTTGTATATTGAAAGCCTCTGTCACTATGAAATATAGGTTTTACGTCAGGATATTCTTTATGGGCAATATCAAATGTTTTAAACACCAATTCATTGTTGTTTGAATGTCCAATGACAAAAGACACAATACTTTTGTCTCCTAAATCCAGTATGGCACTGAGATAGGCCTTGCCACCAACGCCATATTTCATTTCTGTCACGTCAGTCAGCCACTTTTTGCCGAATTCGTCTGCGTGGAATTCTCTATTCAGTACATTTTCTGAAGTGATTTCAGGTGTGGACTTGATGTAATTCCTTCTCTTCCTACGACATACAGATTTTAGGTTAAGTATTTTCATAAGCCTGTAGATTCTCTTTTCATTTACGCGGAAACTGTGCTCACGATTCAATTTAACAGTCATTTGACGATATCCTAGAATCCCTTCCTTCTCTTCATACGCATCTTTGACCAGCGGAAGCAGAGTCTTGTTGAAACGCTCGTTGTCACCTTCTTTTCTATTTAGCCATTTGTAGTATGAGGAACGTCGTATACCTGCAATATCACATAATTCTGTGATAGAATATGCCTTAGTCTTGTGGAGTTCCTGTATTGCAAG
This genomic interval carries:
- a CDS encoding IS3 family transposase, giving the protein MLSQVRNETIYLAIQELHKTKAYSITELCDIAGIRRSSYYKWLNRKEGDNERFNKTLLPLVKDAYEEKEGILGYRQMTVKLNREHSFRVNEKRIYRLMKILNLKSVCRRKRRNYIKSTPEITSENVLNREFHADEFGKKWLTDVTEMKYGVGGKAYLSAILDLGDKSIVSFVIGHSNNNELVFKTFDIAHKEYPDVKPIFHSDRGFQYTTKTFKKKLDDAGMTQSMSRVSRCIDNGPMEAFWGMLKSEMYYLKKFSSYDELEAALIDYINYYNNHRYQRRLNCMTPIEYRQYLMNKAA